A single window of Methylacidimicrobium sp. AP8 DNA harbors:
- a CDS encoding ABC transporter permease translates to MNSLPPKASALWRQVLSRPQGAFALGLLGLLYTCALFAPFLAPYGPGEQDLQKTYHPPTAITWTREGLSVRLYENADPTQALYRPIPGRTAALRWLPIGYPYRLFGLFPCRRHLFGVDPPEKIYLLGSDSTGRDVFSRLLYGAQVSLSIGLIGISISLGVGLIAGGLAGYFGGWFDSVVMRTTELLMAIPGLYLLLALRGAFASQFSSGQVYLLIVVILSFLGWSGAARVVRGLALSLRAQTFVDAAIVTGLSPWRILWKHLLPNLASYLLVAAALSIPGYILGEAALSFLGIGIQEPSASWGLMLAQAQEMKVFMCNFWWLLTPGAAVFVTVAAFNLLGDTLRDVIDPHFRTGGR, encoded by the coding sequence ATGAATTCTCTCCCCCCCAAAGCTTCCGCGCTCTGGCGGCAGGTGCTCTCCCGCCCGCAGGGCGCCTTCGCGCTCGGGCTGCTCGGCCTTCTTTACACCTGCGCCCTCTTTGCGCCCTTCCTGGCCCCCTACGGCCCCGGGGAGCAGGATCTCCAAAAGACCTACCATCCTCCGACCGCCATCACCTGGACGCGGGAAGGCCTTTCCGTCCGCCTCTACGAGAATGCGGACCCCACGCAGGCGCTCTACCGGCCGATCCCCGGGCGGACAGCCGCGCTCCGCTGGCTACCGATCGGCTATCCCTACCGCCTCTTCGGCCTTTTCCCCTGCCGCCGCCATCTTTTCGGAGTCGACCCGCCCGAGAAGATCTATCTACTGGGCAGCGACAGCACCGGCCGGGACGTCTTCTCCCGGCTGCTCTACGGTGCGCAGGTCTCGCTCAGCATCGGCCTGATCGGGATTTCGATCAGTTTGGGCGTGGGCTTGATCGCCGGGGGCCTCGCCGGATATTTCGGCGGATGGTTCGATTCGGTCGTCATGCGCACGACGGAACTCCTAATGGCGATTCCGGGGCTCTACCTGCTGCTGGCCCTCCGCGGAGCTTTCGCCAGCCAATTCAGCTCGGGCCAGGTCTATCTGCTGATCGTGGTCATCCTGAGCTTCCTCGGCTGGTCGGGCGCGGCGCGGGTCGTCCGGGGGCTGGCCCTTTCCCTCCGAGCGCAGACCTTCGTCGACGCCGCAATCGTGACGGGCCTTTCGCCCTGGCGCATCCTCTGGAAGCACTTGCTCCCGAACCTGGCGAGCTATCTCCTGGTCGCCGCGGCGCTGAGCATTCCCGGATACATCCTAGGCGAGGCGGCGTTGAGCTTCCTGGGGATCGGCATTCAAGAGCCTTCGGCTTCCTGGGGCCTGATGCTCGCGCAAGCCCAGGAAATGAAGGTGTTCATGTGCAACTTCTGGTGGCTGCTGACGCCCGGAGCCGCGGTGTTCGTGACGGTGGCCGCCTTCAATCTGCTGGGAGACACCCTCCGGGATGTGATCGATCCGCATTTCCGCACCGGGGGCCGATAG
- a CDS encoding ABC transporter ATP-binding protein: MPDLHSAPILEVSDLTIEFANGERTVRAVDGISFSMAAGSTLAVVGESGSGKSVTALALARLLPSPPARIRSGKVLFEGTDLLTLPERALRRYRGGKIAYVFQEPSTSLNPVFSVGFQLSEAMALHRQDLTDRRAAGIAALAEVGIRDPERCWKSYPHQLSGGMQQRVMIAMALVCRPRLLVADEPTTALDVTIQAQILDLLRGIRTRFGMAILLITHNFGLVKGFADQVVVMFRGKLVEHGPTDILLARPRHPYTQALIACVPRLGEGRKRLITIDYAQLERLLSS; the protein is encoded by the coding sequence ATGCCCGATCTGCATTCGGCCCCGATCCTCGAGGTTTCCGACCTCACGATCGAGTTCGCCAACGGAGAACGAACCGTTCGCGCCGTCGACGGCATCTCCTTCTCGATGGCTGCCGGCTCGACGCTGGCGGTCGTCGGGGAAAGCGGCAGCGGCAAGAGCGTGACCGCTCTCGCCCTAGCCCGCCTCCTTCCTTCACCGCCGGCCCGGATCCGCTCGGGAAAGGTGCTCTTCGAGGGCACCGACCTGCTGACCCTTCCCGAAAGAGCCCTGCGCCGCTATCGGGGAGGCAAGATCGCCTACGTCTTCCAAGAGCCTTCCACGTCGCTCAACCCGGTATTTTCCGTCGGATTCCAGCTGAGCGAAGCGATGGCGCTCCACCGGCAGGACCTGACGGACCGCCGGGCGGCCGGGATTGCCGCCCTTGCCGAGGTGGGCATCCGGGACCCCGAGCGATGCTGGAAAAGCTACCCGCACCAGCTTTCGGGAGGGATGCAGCAGCGCGTGATGATCGCAATGGCCTTGGTCTGCCGGCCGCGGCTTCTGGTCGCCGATGAGCCGACAACCGCCCTCGACGTCACGATTCAAGCCCAGATCCTCGATCTGCTGCGCGGGATTCGCACCCGCTTCGGCATGGCGATCCTGCTCATCACCCATAATTTCGGCCTTGTCAAGGGATTCGCGGACCAGGTGGTCGTCATGTTCCGCGGCAAGCTCGTGGAGCACGGCCCCACCGATATCCTTCTCGCCCGGCCGCGCCATCCGTACACGCAGGCGCTCATCGCTTGCGTCCCCCGACTGGGGGAGGGCAGGAAACGCCTGATCACCATCGACTATGCCCAACTCGAACGCCTCCTCTCTTCCTGA
- a CDS encoding ABC transporter permease — translation MVLFVLRRLLFLIPLLLGVTLLVFYLMSLTPGNFLTPIKAQRDISPEFLAALEKSFGLDQPWYTRYVLWLRNVLHGDFGYSWTYKVSVVDLLWQRVPATLLLNLTSFAFAWSVAIPLGVLAAVHRNSWWDRLTAFLAYASLSIPEFFLALLAVYFAARTGWFPLGGLTSIEHEFLSPIGRVLDVAHHLILPTLVLGLGSIASLMRILRANVLDVIRAEYVTTARAKGLPENVVIWRHVFRNAVNPLLSTLGYVIAGLLSGSLLVENVMSYPGLGQLIYSAFIRQDQFVVLASVVLSCILLVLGNLFSDILLAWVDPRVRLPAR, via the coding sequence ATGGTTCTCTTTGTTCTCCGGCGGCTGCTCTTTTTGATTCCCCTGCTCCTCGGCGTTACCTTGCTGGTCTTCTACCTCATGTCGCTGACCCCGGGGAATTTCCTCACCCCCATCAAGGCCCAGCGCGACATCAGCCCCGAGTTTCTCGCGGCCCTGGAAAAGAGCTTCGGTCTGGATCAGCCCTGGTACACGCGCTATGTTCTCTGGCTGCGCAACGTGCTGCACGGCGATTTCGGCTACTCGTGGACCTACAAGGTCTCCGTAGTCGACCTGCTCTGGCAACGCGTGCCAGCCACCCTCCTCCTCAACCTGACGAGCTTCGCCTTCGCTTGGTCGGTCGCGATACCCCTGGGAGTTCTTGCGGCGGTCCACCGAAATTCCTGGTGGGATCGCTTGACCGCTTTTCTCGCCTACGCCTCCCTCTCCATCCCCGAATTCTTCCTGGCCCTGCTCGCCGTCTATTTTGCCGCGCGAACGGGCTGGTTCCCGCTCGGAGGGCTCACGTCGATCGAGCATGAGTTCCTTTCCCCCATCGGCCGCGTCCTCGACGTTGCCCATCATCTGATCCTCCCGACCCTGGTTCTCGGCCTGGGCAGCATCGCCTCCTTGATGCGCATCCTACGAGCCAACGTTCTCGACGTCATCCGCGCCGAATACGTGACCACCGCGCGGGCCAAAGGGCTGCCGGAAAATGTCGTTATCTGGCGGCATGTCTTCCGCAACGCGGTGAACCCGCTCCTGAGCACCCTCGGCTACGTGATCGCCGGGCTCCTGAGCGGCTCCTTGCTCGTGGAAAACGTGATGAGCTATCCGGGCCTAGGGCAGCTGATCTACTCGGCCTTCATCCGCCAGGATCAGTTCGTGGTCCTCGCGTCGGTCGTTTTAAGCTGCATCCTCCTGGTCCTGGGCAACCTCTTCTCCGACATCCTGCTCGCATGGGTCGATCCCCGCGTCCGCCTCCCCGCCCGATGA
- a CDS encoding Lon protease family protein encodes MRSDFRLDAKTLDRRIDPARLPFETTAELTRIPGVLGQTRATEAMRFGIGMEQPGYNLFVMGPSGVGKRTVVLRLLRERAAGRSVPQDWAYVFAFDNERRPRALGFPPGKAREFAEDMDRFVEDLRAGIPAVFDSDEYRARAQDIEQRFHDRRDRAFSELRDRAQKDGIALLQTPAGFAFAPLKDGEVLDPESFAKLPEEEKQKIQNRISAWQEELTRVIREIPKWRREAQAELRELNRSVVHSTVSNLLEELKTKYSDMPAVHAHLESVERDALKNAESFRPPKEGDALPPGMNPPGIGPDPVEAFLRRYRVNVVVDQRGAKGCPVVLEENPTFSNLFGTVEHVAQMGALVTDFSLIRPGSLHKANGGYLAIDALRLLSHPFSWEGLKRALRSRQIRIEPLGEALGILSTVSLEPEPIPLEVKVVLLGERWLYYLLHELDPEFSELFKVVADFEEDIDRSEAILMPYAEFLADEARKANLLPMDRGAVARLLEEGSRIAADGKKLTLRRRAVTDLLQEADFWARDAAARIITEAHVEKAIAAAEARSGRIRERLREEVLRGTLLVDCDGESVGQVNGLAVFAAGGVLVGHPTRITARARFGSGKVVDIEREAKLGGPIHSKGVLILSGFLAGRYVPEEPLSLTATLVFEQSYGIVDGDSASCAELCALLSTLADLPIRQSLAITGSINQKGRVQAIGGVNEKVEAFFDICRARSLTGRQGVIIPAANVDHLVLRREVLEKVEQGLFHLYAVETVDQAMELLTGLPAGERGPDGRYPEESVNGRVERKLSEFARRARSLSSGGAQA; translated from the coding sequence GTGCGATCCGATTTCCGCCTAGATGCCAAGACCCTCGACCGCCGCATCGATCCCGCCCGACTTCCCTTCGAGACAACCGCGGAGCTAACCCGGATCCCGGGTGTGCTGGGCCAGACACGAGCCACGGAGGCGATGCGCTTTGGCATCGGGATGGAGCAGCCCGGGTACAACCTTTTCGTCATGGGGCCGAGCGGGGTCGGAAAACGCACCGTGGTGCTCCGCCTGCTCCGGGAGCGAGCGGCAGGTCGGAGCGTTCCGCAGGATTGGGCTTACGTGTTTGCGTTCGACAACGAGCGGCGGCCGAGGGCGCTGGGGTTTCCGCCCGGGAAGGCCAGAGAGTTCGCCGAGGATATGGATCGCTTCGTGGAGGATCTGCGCGCCGGCATCCCCGCGGTTTTTGACAGCGACGAATACCGGGCGCGCGCGCAGGATATCGAGCAGAGGTTCCACGACCGGCGGGACCGGGCTTTCTCGGAGCTCCGCGATCGCGCGCAGAAGGACGGGATCGCCTTGCTCCAGACACCGGCCGGCTTTGCCTTCGCCCCGCTCAAGGACGGCGAGGTCCTCGACCCGGAAAGCTTTGCCAAGCTGCCTGAGGAGGAAAAGCAGAAGATCCAGAATCGGATCTCCGCCTGGCAAGAAGAGCTGACTAGGGTGATCCGCGAGATTCCCAAGTGGCGGAGAGAAGCGCAGGCCGAGCTGCGCGAGCTCAACCGCTCGGTCGTCCACTCGACGGTCTCGAACCTGCTCGAGGAGCTCAAAACCAAATATTCGGATATGCCGGCTGTTCACGCCCACCTGGAGTCGGTCGAACGGGATGCGCTGAAGAACGCCGAAAGCTTCCGGCCCCCGAAAGAGGGCGACGCCCTTCCGCCGGGGATGAATCCCCCCGGCATCGGCCCCGATCCAGTCGAAGCCTTCCTCCGCCGTTACCGGGTGAACGTCGTGGTCGACCAGCGCGGCGCCAAGGGCTGCCCTGTTGTTCTGGAGGAGAATCCGACCTTTTCCAACCTTTTCGGAACAGTCGAGCACGTCGCGCAAATGGGAGCGTTGGTCACCGACTTCTCGCTCATCCGCCCGGGCTCTCTCCACAAGGCCAACGGGGGCTATCTCGCGATCGACGCGCTCCGGCTCCTCTCCCATCCCTTTTCCTGGGAAGGGCTCAAACGGGCGCTCCGCAGCCGCCAAATCCGGATCGAGCCGCTGGGCGAGGCTCTCGGGATCCTCAGCACAGTCTCGCTCGAGCCGGAACCGATTCCGCTCGAGGTGAAGGTGGTCCTGCTCGGCGAGCGCTGGCTCTATTATCTGCTGCACGAGCTCGACCCCGAATTCTCCGAGTTGTTCAAGGTGGTGGCCGATTTCGAGGAAGACATCGATCGTAGCGAGGCGATCCTGATGCCTTACGCCGAGTTCCTCGCGGACGAGGCACGCAAGGCGAATCTCCTGCCCATGGACCGCGGGGCGGTAGCCCGCCTGCTGGAGGAAGGAAGCCGGATCGCCGCAGACGGCAAGAAACTTACGCTGCGCAGACGAGCCGTGACGGATCTCCTCCAGGAAGCCGACTTTTGGGCCCGGGACGCCGCGGCGCGGATCATCACGGAAGCTCACGTCGAGAAAGCGATCGCCGCCGCCGAGGCGCGCTCGGGCCGGATCCGGGAGCGGCTGCGGGAAGAAGTGCTGCGGGGCACCCTTTTGGTCGACTGCGACGGAGAGAGCGTGGGCCAAGTCAACGGCCTGGCCGTATTCGCGGCGGGAGGCGTGCTCGTCGGCCATCCCACCCGGATTACGGCACGGGCGCGCTTCGGCAGCGGGAAGGTGGTGGACATCGAGCGCGAAGCCAAGCTGGGAGGTCCGATTCACTCCAAGGGGGTCCTGATCCTTTCCGGATTCCTGGCCGGCCGCTACGTGCCGGAGGAGCCGCTCTCGCTCACGGCGACCCTCGTCTTCGAGCAGTCCTACGGGATCGTCGATGGGGACAGCGCTTCCTGCGCGGAGCTTTGCGCCCTTCTCTCGACGCTGGCCGATCTCCCGATCCGGCAATCCTTGGCGATCACCGGATCGATCAACCAGAAGGGGCGGGTGCAAGCGATCGGGGGGGTCAACGAAAAGGTCGAGGCGTTTTTCGACATCTGCCGCGCGCGCTCCCTTACGGGTCGCCAGGGGGTGATCATCCCCGCGGCCAACGTCGATCATCTCGTCCTACGCCGGGAGGTGCTCGAAAAGGTCGAGCAGGGGCTTTTTCACCTCTATGCCGTGGAGACGGTCGACCAAGCCATGGAACTCTTGACGGGCCTCCCGGCGGGCGAGCGCGGTCCGGATGGCCGCTATCCGGAAGAGAGCGTCAACGGACGGGTGGAACGCAAGCTGAGCGAGTTTGCCCGCAGGGCGCGTTCGCTTTCCTCCGGCGGAGCACAGGCGTGA
- a CDS encoding bifunctional UDP-3-O-[3-hydroxymyristoyl] N-acetylglucosamine deacetylase/3-hydroxyacyl-ACP dehydratase encodes MIRQKTLREPVRIEGNSLHTGQPVSLVLRPADPDTGYVFKRVDLADEPTVAAHIDHVRQTERATTLGEGNVKIHTVEHVLASLRGCGVDNALIELSANEPPIGDGSGKIYVEAIRRAGLREQDRPVSFFELREPLCVQGKEGAYLIAWPSSSFSLTCTQVTHTGKFTQFLHWDYDPERFAAEIAPARTFVFYEEVQPLMEKGLIKGGSLENAIVIRGETIFCQEPLRFPDEFVRHKIFDMIGDLALFPHRLKAHIFAAKPSHTLNVEMARALQKAHRDYLSQLMPLENIPTGEGALDIRDVLKILPHRYPFLMIDRVLRFEGDVKAVGQKAVTMNEPYFQGHFPGHPIMPGVLQLEAMAQLASILLLRQAGNAGKLGFFMSADKVKFRRPVMPGDTLIVEAELISFRGKIGRASGRCLVNDRVTCEGELLFALVDSI; translated from the coding sequence ATGATTCGACAGAAGACATTGCGGGAGCCTGTGCGGATTGAAGGCAACTCCCTGCATACCGGCCAGCCGGTGTCCCTGGTGTTGCGTCCGGCCGATCCCGACACCGGCTACGTGTTCAAGCGGGTTGATCTGGCCGATGAGCCCACCGTCGCGGCGCACATCGATCATGTGCGGCAGACCGAGCGGGCCACCACCCTCGGGGAGGGCAATGTCAAGATTCACACGGTGGAACATGTCTTGGCCAGTCTGCGGGGATGCGGGGTCGATAACGCGCTGATCGAGCTGAGCGCCAACGAGCCGCCGATCGGAGACGGCAGCGGAAAGATCTACGTCGAGGCGATCCGGCGCGCGGGCCTCCGCGAACAGGATCGCCCGGTCTCGTTCTTCGAGCTCCGGGAACCGCTTTGCGTCCAGGGGAAAGAGGGCGCTTACCTGATCGCGTGGCCGAGTTCGTCTTTTTCCCTCACCTGTACCCAGGTGACGCATACCGGCAAATTTACGCAATTCCTCCATTGGGACTATGACCCCGAGCGCTTCGCCGCCGAGATCGCTCCCGCCAGGACGTTTGTCTTTTACGAAGAGGTGCAGCCCCTCATGGAAAAGGGGTTGATCAAGGGGGGGAGCTTGGAAAACGCGATTGTGATTCGCGGGGAGACCATCTTCTGCCAGGAGCCGCTCCGATTCCCGGACGAGTTCGTCCGCCACAAGATCTTCGACATGATCGGAGACCTCGCGCTCTTCCCGCACCGGCTCAAAGCGCATATCTTCGCCGCGAAGCCGAGCCACACCCTGAATGTGGAGATGGCCAGGGCGCTCCAAAAGGCGCACCGGGATTACCTCTCGCAGCTCATGCCCCTCGAGAACATCCCGACAGGGGAGGGCGCCTTGGATATCCGGGATGTCCTCAAGATCCTTCCGCACCGCTATCCCTTTCTGATGATCGACCGCGTCCTCCGGTTCGAGGGCGACGTCAAGGCCGTGGGTCAAAAGGCCGTGACCATGAACGAACCCTACTTTCAAGGGCATTTCCCAGGTCACCCCATCATGCCGGGCGTCCTGCAGCTCGAGGCCATGGCCCAGCTGGCCAGCATCCTCCTGCTCCGACAAGCCGGTAATGCGGGGAAGCTCGGATTTTTCATGAGCGCGGACAAGGTGAAGTTCCGTCGGCCGGTGATGCCGGGAGATACGCTGATCGTCGAAGCGGAGCTCATCAGCTTTCGCGGCAAGATCGGGCGGGCTTCGGGACGGTGTCTGGTCAACGACCGGGTCACCTGCGAAGGGGAGCTGCTTTTCGCGCTGGTCGATTCGATTTGA
- a CDS encoding class I SAM-dependent methyltransferase — protein MASPHPSSEAEPGWIGPAQIAAFAASGTTIHRLFSGPDGWIERLGRDLLVSWNSPGTLPSLLSELEGWRSRLGLAVDRIFLRKRWERGRTSRLTLVSGSRGLPPTATAQENGLSFLLRFDAGESTGFFLDQRENRAFLRKIKPRRLLNLFAYTCSFGVAAASAGACTWNVDLSPRILEWGKENYRLNSLDPSSHWFLARDARAVFPYLSRRRARFDACVIDPPTYAHGRRGADFSLPRDLGELLLGVLPLCEPGAHLLLSTNYRPWRPADLLREAARACHRAGAKLEPLPSPPHPADLPEGSGPATLWLRIFPGHR, from the coding sequence GTGGCCTCCCCCCACCCTTCGTCGGAAGCCGAGCCCGGTTGGATCGGGCCGGCGCAAATCGCCGCCTTCGCCGCGTCCGGCACCACCATCCATCGCCTCTTTTCGGGACCCGACGGCTGGATCGAACGGCTGGGCCGAGATCTGCTCGTTTCCTGGAATTCCCCCGGAACCCTCCCTTCTCTCTTGTCCGAGCTCGAAGGTTGGAGAAGCCGGCTCGGCCTGGCCGTCGACCGGATCTTCCTGCGCAAGCGCTGGGAGAGGGGCCGAACTTCCCGGCTCACACTCGTTTCGGGCAGTCGCGGCCTACCCCCAACCGCCACGGCCCAGGAAAACGGGCTCTCCTTCCTCCTCCGGTTCGACGCCGGAGAGTCGACGGGCTTCTTCCTCGATCAACGGGAGAATCGTGCCTTTCTCCGGAAGATAAAGCCGAGGCGCCTCCTCAACCTCTTCGCCTACACCTGCTCCTTCGGCGTCGCAGCGGCCTCGGCCGGCGCCTGCACCTGGAACGTCGATCTCTCCCCGCGCATTCTCGAATGGGGGAAGGAGAACTACCGGTTGAACTCCCTCGATCCCTCCTCCCACTGGTTCCTTGCGCGGGATGCGCGCGCGGTCTTCCCATACCTCTCCCGGCGCCGGGCACGCTTCGACGCCTGCGTGATCGATCCCCCCACCTACGCCCACGGGCGCCGGGGAGCCGACTTCTCTCTCCCGCGCGATCTTGGAGAACTGCTCCTTGGAGTTCTGCCGCTCTGCGAGCCGGGCGCCCATCTGCTGCTCTCGACCAACTATCGCCCCTGGCGGCCTGCGGATCTCCTTCGGGAAGCCGCCCGCGCTTGTCATCGGGCGGGAGCCAAGCTCGAGCCGCTGCCGTCTCCGCCGCATCCCGCGGATCTTCCCGAAGGAAGCGGACCCGCTACCCTTTGGCTGCGGATTTTCCCGGGACACCGTTGA
- a CDS encoding ABC transporter substrate-binding protein has translation MIVRKTSLRLIPVLLSAGCGLVTLSCSPPTRLEERPSFPIPEDADVSKAQPGKPGGIFIEASPGEPNTFNWLVAEDASSASFLGLLFDGLTAYNPIREEVVPALAKSWEVGPDSRTFTFHLRKGLTWSDGVPLTADDVLFTFQCVYDPRYPNRNAYDLSVNGKPFQVEKLDPHTVRIRTPDIFAPFLRYMSGVTIMPKHLLQGAYEDGTLLRAWSIFTAQKTPQAIAGSGAFRLHSYRPGQMIILEANPRYWRVDSSGRRLPYLDFLIVKFVKDQNASVVAFASGQTDADTIPPDDVAWVRRGEKIYHYTVYDRGPSTASTFLWFNQNPGRDKSGKPFVTPYKLRWFQDRRFRQAISYGINREGMVKGILFGRGQPLWGPESPANTKWFNPRIRQYPFDPGRAEQLLTEAGFHRQGDGTLADAEGHPVSFTLLTNQENSLRTAMATVFQQNMKALGIDVRLQFLDFGALVTKISDSFDYEACLLGLTGGGDPADGMSVFMSKGRLHQWYPSQPAPATPWEARIDALMIAQLTTLDESLRKRYWDEVQQILSEEVPYIYLVTPEIYAGLRDKWRNVQIPKIGSVVWNLEEVWAP, from the coding sequence ATGATCGTGAGGAAGACAAGCCTTCGGCTGATCCCCGTCCTCCTTTCGGCCGGCTGCGGGCTGGTAACGCTCTCCTGCTCCCCGCCGACGCGGCTCGAAGAAAGGCCGAGCTTTCCGATCCCGGAGGACGCCGACGTCTCTAAAGCCCAGCCGGGAAAGCCGGGAGGGATATTCATCGAGGCTAGCCCGGGCGAGCCGAACACCTTCAATTGGCTCGTCGCCGAAGACGCCTCCTCGGCCTCTTTTCTCGGACTGCTCTTCGACGGGCTCACCGCCTATAACCCCATTCGGGAGGAAGTCGTGCCGGCCCTGGCGAAATCCTGGGAGGTCGGACCCGACAGCCGCACCTTCACCTTTCACCTCCGCAAAGGGCTCACGTGGAGCGACGGGGTCCCGCTGACCGCCGATGACGTGCTCTTCACCTTCCAGTGCGTGTACGATCCCCGCTATCCCAACCGGAACGCCTACGACCTCTCGGTCAACGGCAAGCCTTTCCAAGTCGAAAAGCTCGACCCGCACACCGTGCGGATCCGCACCCCCGATATCTTCGCCCCGTTCCTCCGCTACATGTCCGGGGTGACGATCATGCCGAAGCATCTCCTCCAAGGAGCGTACGAGGACGGGACCCTGCTTCGCGCCTGGAGCATCTTCACCGCCCAAAAGACGCCCCAGGCCATCGCCGGCAGCGGCGCCTTCCGCCTGCACAGCTACCGACCCGGCCAGATGATTATTCTCGAGGCCAATCCCCGCTATTGGCGGGTTGATTCCTCGGGCCGTCGACTCCCCTACCTCGATTTTCTGATCGTGAAGTTCGTAAAAGACCAGAACGCCAGCGTCGTCGCCTTCGCCTCCGGCCAGACCGACGCCGACACGATTCCCCCCGACGACGTCGCCTGGGTCCGGCGCGGGGAGAAGATCTACCACTACACCGTCTACGACCGTGGCCCTTCCACCGCTTCGACCTTCCTCTGGTTCAACCAGAATCCCGGACGGGACAAGAGCGGAAAGCCTTTTGTGACGCCCTATAAGCTCCGCTGGTTCCAGGACCGGCGCTTCCGACAGGCGATCTCTTACGGGATCAACCGGGAAGGCATGGTCAAGGGCATTCTCTTCGGCCGAGGCCAGCCTCTCTGGGGACCGGAAAGTCCGGCGAACACCAAATGGTTTAATCCCCGAATCCGCCAGTATCCCTTCGATCCCGGGCGCGCGGAGCAGCTATTGACCGAAGCCGGTTTCCATCGACAAGGGGACGGCACGCTGGCGGATGCGGAGGGTCATCCCGTAAGCTTCACGCTTCTGACCAACCAGGAAAACTCCCTACGCACGGCCATGGCGACGGTCTTCCAGCAGAACATGAAAGCGCTGGGCATCGACGTGCGTCTCCAGTTCCTCGACTTCGGCGCCCTCGTCACCAAGATCAGCGACTCATTCGACTACGAAGCCTGCCTTCTGGGACTGACGGGTGGCGGCGACCCCGCCGACGGCATGTCGGTCTTCATGAGCAAGGGACGGCTCCACCAGTGGTACCCGAGCCAGCCCGCGCCGGCGACTCCCTGGGAAGCCCGGATCGACGCCCTTATGATCGCCCAGCTCACGACCCTCGATGAAAGCCTCCGCAAGCGCTACTGGGACGAGGTCCAGCAGATCCTCAGCGAGGAAGTCCCCTACATCTACCTGGTCACGCCCGAGATCTACGCCGGGCTGCGGGACAAGTGGCGCAATGTCCAGATCCCGAAGATCGGCTCAGTCGTCTGGAACCTGGAGGAAGTCTGGGCTCCGTAG
- a CDS encoding ATP-binding cassette domain-containing protein — protein sequence MPNSNASSLPDPGDPAPLLLEVEDLVVRYPLPGGLFFRSRRFVEPVKGVSFRIRAGQTVGLVGESGSGKTTIGKAVVRLVPPYSGAIRYRQERIDTLSGARLRPYRKRVQMIFQDPHNSLNPRLTIARIVGEPLEVHFPALRPQERRDRAAQLLARVGLPADSLDRFPHEFSGGQRQRIGIARALAVEPELIVCDEPVSALDVSVQAQIVNLLQDLQQELGLAYLFISHDLAVVEHMSDLVLVLHEGKIVEAAPPEELYRNPQNEYTRKLLAAVPSL from the coding sequence ATGCCCAACTCGAACGCCTCCTCTCTTCCTGATCCGGGCGATCCCGCGCCGCTTCTGCTGGAGGTCGAGGACCTCGTCGTGCGCTACCCCCTTCCCGGCGGCCTCTTTTTCCGCTCCCGGCGCTTCGTCGAGCCCGTCAAGGGTGTCTCCTTCCGCATCCGGGCCGGCCAGACGGTCGGTCTGGTCGGCGAAAGCGGAAGCGGGAAGACGACGATCGGCAAGGCCGTCGTCCGGCTGGTCCCGCCCTACTCGGGTGCCATCCGCTACCGGCAGGAGCGGATCGACACCCTTTCGGGGGCGCGCCTGCGCCCCTATCGGAAACGAGTGCAGATGATCTTTCAGGACCCGCACAACTCGCTCAATCCTCGGCTGACGATCGCCCGGATCGTCGGCGAACCTTTGGAAGTCCACTTCCCCGCCCTCCGCCCGCAGGAACGGCGGGATCGCGCCGCCCAACTGCTGGCGCGCGTCGGCTTGCCCGCCGACTCCCTCGATCGCTTTCCGCACGAGTTTTCCGGAGGCCAGAGGCAGCGGATCGGCATCGCCCGCGCCTTGGCGGTCGAGCCCGAGCTGATCGTCTGCGACGAGCCGGTCAGCGCGCTCGATGTTTCGGTCCAGGCGCAGATCGTGAACCTCCTCCAAGACCTCCAGCAAGAGCTCGGCCTCGCCTATCTCTTCATCTCGCACGACCTGGCGGTCGTCGAGCACATGAGCGACTTGGTGCTGGTGCTCCACGAGGGAAAGATCGTCGAGGCGGCGCCGCCGGAAGAGCTCTACCGGAATCCGCAAAACGAGTACACGCGGAAGCTCCTGGCTGCCGTGCCATCTCTGTAG